The Terriglobales bacterium sequence CCGGCAACACCTTGACCTCAAGCCGCGCGCCCTCCGCGACCGTGCCGCGGGCGACGTCGGCGAAGCTGGACCGCAGGCGCTCGAGGTCGAAGTTGCGCCGCCCGCCGATGGCAAGTCGCACAGCCATCACGTGACTGATGGCGTTGCGGTGCGCGGTCTGGTCGAGGACTTCAAAAACATGATTGGCGAGTTCGCGCTCATCCATGACTGACTCCGGATGCCGAATGACCGTGAAAGGGGGAGTCAAGAAGGAAGGTCCTGGCGCAACCGGCCGGAAAAGCAGCGACGACCCCCACAAAGCCGTCCACGGAATAGGGGGAGCATACACCCGGCGGGGAGGGATTTCTACAAGGCGGGCGCTTGCTAGCGCTGGGCAGCGACGTGTTGTGCCGGGGGTTTCGCGAACAGGATCTCGGCCACCAGCAGCGCGGCCCCGACCACGATGGCGGCATCGGCGACGTTGAAGGCCGGCCATTGGTAGCTGCCGATGTAGAACAGCAGGAAGTCGACGACGTGGCCGGTAAGGATGCGGTCCCACAGATTTCCCAGGGCCCCACCCAGGATCAGCGCCAGCCCCACTCCGGTCGTGGTCAGGCGGTGGCTGTTCTTCCAGAGCAGTGTCGAGACCACGACCAGGGCGACCAGCGAGAACAACACCAGCACCGCCACTTTGTACTCCGAGGCCGAGTCCGAGAACAGCCCGAATGCCGCGCCTCGGTTCTGCACGTGGGTCAGGCGAAAGAATCCCGGGACCACGCTGATGTTCTCGTGCAGCGCGATCTTCTGCGCGACCGCCCACTTCGTGACCCGGTCCAGAGCGAGCACGATGACCGCGAGCAGCAGGTGGAGCTTGCGCATGGCGTGCGGGGCCG is a genomic window containing:
- the lspA gene encoding signal peptidase II; its protein translation is MRKLHLLLAVIVLALDRVTKWAVAQKIALHENISVVPGFFRLTHVQNRGAAFGLFSDSASEYKVAVLVLFSLVALVVVSTLLWKNSHRLTTTGVGLALILGGALGNLWDRILTGHVVDFLLFYIGSYQWPAFNVADAAIVVGAALLVAEILFAKPPAQHVAAQR
- a CDS encoding hydrogenase maturation nickel metallochaperone HypA — its product is MDERELANHVFEVLDQTAHRNAISHVMAVRLAIGGRRNFDLERLRSSFADVARGTVAEGARLEVKVLPVVRHCRNCGGDFEGSAADSPCPLCGHPVTEARGGEEVRVLDIQVD